The window TCCGGTTATTCAACAATCATCAGGCAGCAAAAAAATAAGGCCGAAAAACTCTCGCAGTTTTATCGGCCTTTACATCTACCTATGAAAAACAATCCTTTGAGAAGGATATTAAGTTATATTCAATTGCAATACCAATTATTAAATATGGGTTAAAATGCTTAAAACAACACTTAATTTAAAATTGCGTAATAGTTTGTGGAAATTACTCCACTATTATTGTGTAATAATGACGCAGTAGGTGGTTGGTCATTAGTCATTGGTCATTGGTCATTGGTCATTGGTCATTGGTCATTATGGAAAGCTCCTTGACTTATGATTGTTTTAACTATTTAACATAATGCTAACTCAGAACTCAGAACTCAGAACTCAGAACTCAGAACTCAGAACTCAGAACTCAGAACTCAGAACTCAGAACTCAGAACTCAGAACTCAGAACTCAGAACTCAGAACTAAAGGCCTTTTCGTCGGCACATTTAAGCCGCTCGTCTATTGTATTTAATACGATGGATAAATGAGTTTACCTTAGCCCGCATGTTTAACCGCATAAAGCCGGCGCTTGTTATCGAGGTGTTTATCCACCTGCTATTTTGGGCGCTTATTATTTATACCCCTATTATTTCCCGGCCGGATATGCGGGGCATGCCGCAGCACTTTTTTTCGCCCGGACGTATCATCACCTTCAACCTGGTACTTGCCGCCGAGTTTTACCTGAATGCCTTTTTACTTATCCCCAAGGTTTTAAAAAAGAATATCTGGCTTTACTTTTTGGCTTTGTTGGCATCCTTTGTAGTTTTTAACATCGTGCTGCTATATGCCAGGCCGCATTTTCCTTTGCCCAATGTAAAAGATATGGAAGGCCGGGCACCACGCGGACCTTTATTTGTACTTTTCCCATTACTATCTATTACAGCGGGCAGTTTCGCCTACCATTACCTGGCCGATCAGTTTAGGGCGATGAATAAAAAGAAGGATATCACCAATGCCTCGCTCCTGTCCGAACTGGCTTTTCTGCGTTCGCAGATCAGTCCGCACTTTATATTTAACGTTATAAACAGCGCTGTGGCCTTATCCAGGTTAAATCCTGCGGCAGTTGAGCCTACGCTTATACAATTATCAAAATTATTGCGTTACATGCTTTATGTTACTGATGCCGAAATGGTAACAGTGCAAAAAAAAGAAGATTACCTGCGCAGTTATATCGACCTGCAACAACTGCGCTTTGGCGACCTGGTAAAAATTTACTTTAAATCGGATATAAAAGCGCCTGATAAAACTATCGAGCCTATGCTGCTGATCCCTTTTGTGGAGAATGCCTTTAAGCACGGAACCGGCGATATTGCCCGGCCCGATATAGCGGTTACACTTTTTGCCGATGAAGAAACACTGCGGTTTACCGTACAAAACGTGTATAACGCGGCCGAAAAGCAAAAGGATAATGATAGCGGCATCGGTTTAGCCAATGTAAAACGGCGGCTGGAACTACTTTACCCCGGTAAACACAACTTATACATCAATAAAAACGAACAAACTTATATTGTAATGCTGCAAATTGAACTTAAATGATGCGATGCCTGATTATTGACGACGAACCGCTGGCCCTCGACCTGCTGGAAGATAACCTGAAACATGTGCATAGCATACAAATAGCAGCACGCTGCCGCAATGCCGGCGAAGCCATCCTGGCCATGCAGAAGGAGCAGATTGACCTGATATTTTGCGATATCTATATGCCAGGCATTAATGGTTTACAGCTCATTAAAAGCCTCACCCAGCGCCCCATGGTGATATTTGTAACGGCTTATGAAAAATTTGCACTGGAAGGTTTTGAACTGGATGTAATTGACTACCTGGTAAAACCGGTACCGCTTGACCGTTTTTTAAAAGCCTGCCATAAGGCTATCGACCTGTTTGAACTTCGCCGGAGCTATGTACCCCAGCCTGTTGTAAAAAATTATTTTTTTTTGCATGCCGACTATAACCTCATCAAAATCAGTTTTGACCAGGTAGAATATATCGAGGGGCTGAAAGATTATGTAAAAGTACATTTCACTAATCAGCAAAAACCGGTTTTATCGCGCATCAGCCTTAAAGCTGTAGAACTGCAACTACCCGCCGAGCAATTTTTCAGGGTGCATAAATCATTCGTGGTAAACCTGCAGCATGTATCCCAGCTGCGCCGTGCCCGCATAAAACTCATCAACACCGAAGTGCCCCTAAGCGACAGCTACAGGGAGGTGATTAATAAAATGATTGGGAAGGTTTAGTTTAGTCGGAAAAGTCCGGAAGTCCGAAAGTCCGGAAGTAGGAATGCCTAAAAGTTTGAAGATTAGGCTGCAAGTTTTACGATTTATCTTCCCTTCGGACTTTCGGCCCCCCTGACTCCCGAACTTTCCGACTTCCGGACTTTTCCGACTTTCCGACTTCCGGACCTCCCCCCACTACACATTCCCCCCATTTATCTACACAAGCTCTCCTGATGTCGCATTTATTTTATGTGGATGAAAATAGGGTGCAATTTCGTTGCAAAGAAAATACAGCCCCTGATGAAGAGATTTTCCTTATTGTTATTTACTATCGTAGCGTTAGGCCATTCGGCCACACAGGCACAGCAAACACAAAAAAAGCTGAAAGACATCATCGTTAACCACTTTTTTTTGTGCACGCTTGATAAAATGCTTGATACCATATCAACCACCTACCAAATCCGTATTGTGTATGATAAAAACCAACTGGAAGGTATGGATGTGGTGGAGCACTTTTTTGAAGAGCCTTTAAAAAACATCATCAAACAGGTTTGCGAGGAGCACGATTTGAAATACTGGATTGAATCGACCGGCACCATTTACATCCTGAAAAATACCGACGACCTGGCCCGGTTGAAAAAGCTAAACCAACTTTCGTTGCAGGCTGCAAATGCCAAAATAAAACGGAAAAAGACCGATGATGACGACCCGGACATAGCGCCAAAGATAGCCCCCAAACATTTCATGTTCAGCATAAACGGGCGGGTGATTGATCAGCTAACCGGCGAATCCCTCCCATCGGCTTCAGTGAAGATCCGGAACTCCGACCTCACCGCAATGAGTAATTCGGATGGTTATTTTACTTTTTTACGGGTACCCTCAGACACTTGCGTGGTAGAAGTATCTTATTCGGGCTACCAAACAGACTATTTCAGGCTTAGCAGC is drawn from Mucilaginibacter ginsenosidivorax and contains these coding sequences:
- a CDS encoding sensor histidine kinase; amino-acid sequence: MFNRIKPALVIEVFIHLLFWALIIYTPIISRPDMRGMPQHFFSPGRIITFNLVLAAEFYLNAFLLIPKVLKKNIWLYFLALLASFVVFNIVLLYARPHFPLPNVKDMEGRAPRGPLFVLFPLLSITAGSFAYHYLADQFRAMNKKKDITNASLLSELAFLRSQISPHFIFNVINSAVALSRLNPAAVEPTLIQLSKLLRYMLYVTDAEMVTVQKKEDYLRSYIDLQQLRFGDLVKIYFKSDIKAPDKTIEPMLLIPFVENAFKHGTGDIARPDIAVTLFADEETLRFTVQNVYNAAEKQKDNDSGIGLANVKRRLELLYPGKHNLYINKNEQTYIVMLQIELK
- a CDS encoding LytR/AlgR family response regulator transcription factor — translated: MMRCLIIDDEPLALDLLEDNLKHVHSIQIAARCRNAGEAILAMQKEQIDLIFCDIYMPGINGLQLIKSLTQRPMVIFVTAYEKFALEGFELDVIDYLVKPVPLDRFLKACHKAIDLFELRRSYVPQPVVKNYFFLHADYNLIKISFDQVEYIEGLKDYVKVHFTNQQKPVLSRISLKAVELQLPAEQFFRVHKSFVVNLQHVSQLRRARIKLINTEVPLSDSYREVINKMIGKV